A single window of Kiloniellales bacterium DNA harbors:
- a CDS encoding PA14 domain-containing protein, with amino-acid sequence MTIEMMLRIALVWSSLLLAACATDTPELAPTPLPAEPQPAGASLQDGLAVRYYAASFDTVRDLEGWMRYKDGKQGPALETLNYDMGKGAVLTSGSTDLVGAHITGYLRLEASGTYRFQVTNNDGVRVHLGGARIFDDPKTGPARTSPPIPIEVRQTGWYAIEIWYFEKRGSATLQVLWSPPGGTAFEDIPVATMKHE; translated from the coding sequence GTGACAATCGAAATGATGCTGAGGATCGCGCTGGTCTGGTCATCGCTCCTTCTGGCGGCCTGCGCCACCGACACTCCGGAGCTGGCGCCGACCCCGCTCCCGGCCGAGCCCCAGCCGGCTGGCGCGAGCCTCCAGGACGGCTTGGCCGTGCGCTATTACGCGGCAAGTTTCGATACCGTCCGCGATCTCGAGGGGTGGATGCGCTACAAGGACGGCAAGCAGGGACCGGCCCTCGAGACGCTGAACTATGACATGGGCAAGGGGGCGGTGCTGACCAGCGGCTCCACGGACCTGGTCGGCGCGCACATCACCGGCTACCTGCGCCTCGAGGCCTCCGGGACCTACCGCTTTCAAGTCACCAACAACGACGGGGTCCGGGTTCATCTCGGCGGCGCGCGCATCTTCGACGATCCCAAGACCGGCCCGGCCCGGACGTCACCGCCGATTCCGATCGAAGTGAGACAAACGGGCTGGTACGCGATCGAGATCTGGTACTTCGAGAAGCGTGGCTCGGCGACCCTGCAGGTGCTCTGGAGCCCGCCGGGCGGCACCGCCTTCGAGGACATCCCCGTCGCCACCATGAAGCACGAATAG
- a CDS encoding chloride channel protein: MGVFSRGMKGDSTVLRRLLDRTKRFGRNDQLVLSGLAVVIGSAAGGAAILFREAISLVQWAFYGEPGQELTTIAAGLDWWVVLLTPALGGLLVGLMVRWIMPDRRPQGVADVIESNALFGGRMSLRTGFKAALVSATSLGVGASTGREGPMVHLGACLGSWLARRLHLGRRLSRTLLGCGVAAAVAASFNAPIAGVFFALEVVVGHYALSAFAPIVISGVTGTLVSRAYYGDFPAFILPEENVIASVLEFPAFALLGIVSAVAAIVLMRSTMFAERVAQGLPVPAWSRPALAGLALGAIAIFYPEVLGVGYQATDEALRENYDLTLLLGLIVAKTAATAICLGGGFGGGVFSPSIFIGAMVGGAFGVIATLSFPDLSSGHGAYTMIGMGAMAGAVLGAPISTILMIFELTNDYALTVAVMIATVIASVITQQVHGFSFFTWQLHRRGVSVKGGQDIGLLRQTTVASLMDRTFGTVHPDTPIAEVRQRLLDAPWGELFVIDQEGRLTGTIIFSDLHEAAFDTCHDAEWTAKNVARKHPAVLQAGDDLSTAVEVFGASGEVHLPVVEDPEERRLVGVAHEHEVMLSYHRAMEQSRGEERDA; encoded by the coding sequence ATGGGCGTATTCAGTCGCGGCATGAAGGGCGACAGCACAGTACTCCGGCGGTTACTCGACCGCACGAAGCGGTTCGGCCGCAACGACCAGCTCGTGCTTTCCGGTCTGGCTGTCGTCATTGGGAGTGCCGCCGGCGGGGCCGCGATCCTGTTCCGCGAGGCGATTAGCCTCGTTCAATGGGCCTTTTACGGTGAGCCGGGCCAGGAGTTGACCACCATCGCGGCTGGTCTCGACTGGTGGGTGGTGCTGCTGACGCCGGCGCTCGGCGGCCTTCTGGTCGGCCTGATGGTGCGTTGGATCATGCCGGATCGGCGGCCCCAGGGCGTCGCCGACGTGATCGAATCGAACGCCCTGTTCGGCGGCCGCATGAGTCTCCGAACCGGATTCAAGGCCGCCCTGGTCAGCGCCACATCGCTCGGGGTCGGGGCCTCGACCGGCCGCGAGGGGCCGATGGTGCACCTTGGGGCCTGTCTCGGTTCCTGGCTGGCCCGCCGCCTGCACCTGGGTCGGCGCCTGTCGCGCACCCTGCTAGGCTGCGGCGTCGCCGCCGCGGTCGCCGCCTCGTTCAACGCACCGATCGCCGGCGTCTTCTTCGCCCTCGAGGTGGTGGTCGGCCACTACGCCCTCTCGGCCTTCGCGCCGATCGTGATCAGCGGCGTCACCGGCACCCTGGTCAGCCGCGCCTACTACGGCGACTTTCCCGCCTTCATCCTGCCGGAGGAGAACGTTATCGCGTCGGTGCTGGAGTTTCCCGCCTTCGCCCTGCTTGGCATCGTCAGCGCGGTCGCCGCCATCGTGCTGATGCGCTCGACCATGTTCGCCGAGCGGGTCGCCCAGGGGCTCCCGGTGCCGGCCTGGTCGCGGCCGGCCCTGGCCGGTCTCGCGCTCGGGGCGATCGCGATCTTCTATCCGGAGGTGCTGGGCGTCGGCTATCAGGCGACCGACGAAGCGCTGCGCGAGAACTACGACCTCACCCTGCTGCTGGGCCTGATCGTGGCCAAGACGGCGGCGACCGCCATCTGCCTCGGCGGCGGCTTCGGCGGTGGCGTATTCTCGCCCTCGATCTTCATCGGCGCGATGGTCGGCGGGGCCTTCGGCGTGATCGCGACTCTGAGCTTCCCCGATCTCTCATCCGGCCACGGCGCCTACACCATGATCGGCATGGGCGCCATGGCAGGCGCGGTGCTCGGCGCCCCGATCTCGACCATTCTGATGATCTTCGAGCTGACCAACGACTACGCGCTGACCGTCGCGGTCATGATCGCCACCGTGATCGCCAGCGTCATTACCCAGCAGGTCCATGGCTTTTCCTTCTTCACCTGGCAGCTGCACCGCCGCGGCGTCTCGGTCAAGGGCGGCCAGGACATCGGCCTGTTGCGCCAGACCACGGTGGCTTCGCTGATGGACCGCACCTTCGGGACGGTCCACCCGGACACGCCGATCGCCGAGGTGCGTCAGCGACTGCTCGACGCGCCCTGGGGCGAACTCTTCGTGATCGACCAGGAGGGCCGGCTCACCGGGACGATCATCTTCTCCGACCTGCACGAGGCCGCCTTCGACACCTGCCACGACGCGGAGTGGACCGCGAAGAACGTGGCCCGGAAGCACCCCGCCGTGCTGCAGGCCGGCGACGATCTCTCGACGGCCGTCGAGGTCTTCGGCGCCTCGGGCGAAGTACACCTGCCGGTGGTCGAGGACCCCGAGGAGCGGCGCCTGGTCGGCGTCGCCCACGAGCACGAGGTCATGCTCTCCTACCACCGCGCCATGGAACAGTCCCGCGGCGAGGAACGCGACGCCTGA
- a CDS encoding FAD-binding oxidoreductase, producing the protein MRRRSFCGSAVATGLVGFPFSAISAGTRPTADVPAASLSGEETVLEKAAVEEFAEALKGELLVKGAPGYEDARKVWNGRHDRTPALIARCADTEDVSKAVDFARERSLLSAVRGGGHSYFGRSTCEGGLIIDLSAISGVEVDPQRRRARVGGGALVHDLDVASQAQGLATTTGVVSHIGVGGLTLNGGFGRLNRKFGMTIDNLLAADIVTADGKVRRVSAEENPDLFWGIRGGGGNFGAVTAFEFMLHPVGPSLLAGGVIWPISQARDVLEFWAEYSAGLSDELYAAPFMGPGGDDEKGIVGMDVLYVGDPGAGEKELAPLRQFGKPAEDSVGMVDYIATQTAIDAASAHGNRYDVRTGMVATFTQDLVDALVESFRPLPGYDLYFNTCGGAVSRVAEDATAWPHRRAETMIGITASWSDAAEDEARIATLGDWWSAFEPLTKGYYNNLREESESRTVANFGPAYPRLLQLKNTYDPSNLFRLNANIKPTV; encoded by the coding sequence ATGAGAAGACGATCTTTCTGCGGGTCCGCCGTTGCGACCGGCCTGGTAGGCTTTCCCTTCAGCGCGATCTCGGCCGGGACCCGTCCTACCGCCGACGTTCCAGCGGCTAGCCTTTCCGGCGAGGAGACCGTGCTCGAGAAGGCGGCGGTCGAGGAATTCGCCGAGGCCTTAAAGGGTGAACTGCTGGTCAAGGGGGCGCCGGGCTACGAGGACGCACGAAAAGTCTGGAACGGCAGGCACGACCGCACCCCGGCGCTGATCGCCCGTTGCGCGGACACCGAAGACGTCAGCAAGGCCGTCGATTTCGCGCGCGAGCGCAGCTTGCTGTCGGCGGTTCGGGGCGGGGGCCACAGCTACTTCGGCAGATCAACCTGTGAAGGCGGTCTGATCATAGACCTGTCGGCGATCAGCGGCGTCGAAGTCGACCCTCAGAGGCGCCGCGCGCGCGTGGGCGGCGGCGCCCTGGTCCATGACCTGGACGTGGCGAGCCAAGCGCAGGGGCTGGCCACGACGACCGGCGTGGTGTCCCACATCGGCGTCGGCGGCCTGACGTTGAACGGCGGATTCGGCCGGCTGAACCGCAAGTTCGGCATGACCATCGACAATCTGCTTGCCGCCGACATTGTGACGGCGGATGGAAAGGTACGCCGGGTGAGCGCGGAGGAGAACCCCGACCTTTTCTGGGGTATCCGCGGCGGAGGCGGTAACTTCGGCGCAGTCACCGCTTTCGAGTTCATGCTGCATCCCGTTGGTCCGTCGTTGCTCGCCGGCGGCGTCATCTGGCCGATCTCTCAGGCACGCGACGTGCTGGAGTTCTGGGCCGAGTATTCGGCCGGGCTGTCGGACGAGCTCTACGCGGCGCCCTTCATGGGTCCCGGTGGGGATGACGAGAAGGGTATCGTCGGCATGGACGTTCTCTACGTCGGCGATCCAGGGGCCGGCGAGAAGGAACTGGCGCCGCTCCGCCAGTTCGGAAAGCCGGCCGAGGACAGTGTCGGCATGGTCGACTACATCGCCACCCAGACAGCGATCGACGCAGCCTCCGCGCACGGAAATCGCTACGACGTCAGGACCGGCATGGTGGCGACCTTTACACAGGACCTCGTCGACGCGCTGGTCGAGAGCTTCCGTCCGCTGCCCGGTTACGACCTGTACTTCAACACCTGCGGCGGCGCCGTGTCCCGGGTCGCCGAGGATGCGACGGCTTGGCCGCATCGGCGCGCCGAGACCATGATCGGGATCACGGCGAGCTGGAGCGATGCCGCGGAGGACGAGGCCAGGATCGCTACGCTCGGCGACTGGTGGTCGGCCTTCGAGCCTCTCACCAAGGGTTACTACAACAACCTGCGCGAAGAGTCGGAGAGCCGGACGGTCGCGAACTTCGGGCCGGCTTACCCCCGGCTGCTGCAGTTGAAGAATACCTACGACCCGAGCAACCTTTTCCGGCTCAACGCCAACATCAAGCCGACAGTCTAG
- a CDS encoding VacJ family lipoprotein — MTAVIPFARQIAAALLALLLTVGCASDPEGVGQSRGTGEVAATSLADAVQLAQADDDLDDEDFEDEGFEDLFPGEDPLALEEDYDPFETVNRFVFAFNEALDFFIIRPLAELYGFLLPEVVRDSVRNVVRNLLEPVNFLNHLWQGKDDDAADIAARFLINSTIGLGGLIDVAGYWGIPYRTEDFGQTLGFYGAEPGPYIVLPLLGPSSLRDTIGRGVDAVIDPWGYVVPFAGIDPLHFSAARLTAYGIDLRQRNLETIDELRRDSVDFYARVRSLYLQRRRAEIADEDKEQAAREELRRDQTATKVHIDFEERGLDER, encoded by the coding sequence GTGACAGCTGTGATTCCTTTCGCCCGGCAGATCGCTGCCGCTCTCCTCGCCTTGCTTCTCACCGTTGGCTGCGCGAGCGACCCTGAAGGCGTCGGACAGTCCCGCGGCACAGGCGAAGTCGCCGCCACCAGCCTGGCCGACGCCGTGCAGCTCGCCCAGGCCGACGACGACTTGGACGACGAAGACTTCGAGGACGAGGGCTTCGAAGACCTCTTCCCCGGCGAGGACCCCCTGGCGCTGGAGGAAGACTACGATCCCTTCGAAACGGTCAACCGCTTCGTCTTCGCCTTCAACGAGGCGCTGGACTTCTTCATCATTCGCCCGCTCGCCGAGCTCTACGGCTTCCTGCTGCCCGAGGTGGTCCGGGATTCGGTGCGCAACGTGGTGCGCAACCTCCTGGAGCCGGTCAACTTCCTCAACCATCTCTGGCAGGGTAAGGACGATGACGCGGCCGACATCGCCGCGCGCTTCCTGATCAACTCGACCATCGGCCTCGGCGGCCTGATCGACGTGGCCGGCTACTGGGGCATTCCCTACAGAACGGAGGATTTCGGCCAGACCCTCGGGTTCTACGGCGCCGAGCCGGGACCCTACATCGTGCTGCCCCTGCTCGGCCCCTCGTCACTGCGGGACACGATCGGCCGGGGCGTCGACGCGGTGATCGATCCCTGGGGCTACGTCGTGCCCTTCGCCGGGATCGACCCCCTGCACTTCTCCGCCGCGCGGCTCACCGCCTACGGGATCGACCTGCGGCAGCGCAATCTCGAGACGATAGATGAATTGCGGCGCGACTCCGTAGACTTCTATGCCCGCGTGCGGTCGCTCTATCTCCAGAGGCGCCGCGCCGAGATCGCGGACGAGGACAAGGAACAGGCGGCCCGGGAGGAGCTCCGGCGTGACCAAACGGCGACAAAGGTACACATCGATTTCGAAGAGCGCGGCCTGGACGAACGCTAG
- a CDS encoding ABC transporter substrate-binding protein → MRLVPAFAVLVLVGLWTATAAASREDAGAFLSDLNTEAVALLNNDALSGEQKVETFVVMIERSFDVIKIGKFVLGRNWKRASPEQRDAFIDVFTKVNIQRFLPFFTRYADHRFEVTKVRRDDSNPRLFFVTSEVGRGDSPPAVIEWRTVQDDTRFRILDVKAEGVSMALTLRNEYSSVVKSQGVDGLIEQLRSKVVDNSTLLPD, encoded by the coding sequence GTGCGCCTGGTTCCCGCCTTCGCCGTATTGGTCCTGGTCGGTCTTTGGACGGCGACCGCCGCCGCCAGCCGGGAAGACGCCGGCGCCTTTCTGAGCGACCTGAACACGGAGGCCGTCGCCCTGCTCAACAACGACGCGCTCAGCGGCGAGCAGAAGGTCGAGACCTTCGTAGTCATGATCGAGCGCAGCTTCGATGTGATCAAGATCGGCAAGTTCGTGCTGGGCCGCAACTGGAAGCGGGCCAGCCCGGAGCAGCGCGACGCCTTCATCGACGTCTTCACCAAGGTGAACATCCAGCGCTTCCTGCCGTTCTTCACCAGGTACGCCGATCATAGGTTCGAGGTCACCAAGGTCCGCCGGGACGACAGCAACCCACGGCTCTTCTTCGTCACCTCCGAGGTCGGGCGGGGCGACTCGCCGCCTGCCGTGATCGAGTGGCGGACCGTCCAGGACGACACGCGCTTCCGGATCCTCGACGTCAAGGCCGAGGGCGTCTCCATGGCGCTCACGCTGCGCAACGAGTACAGTTCGGTCGTCAAGTCCCAGGGCGTCGACGGGCTGATCGAGCAGCTGCGGTCCAAGGTGGTCGACAACAGCACGCTGCTGCCCGATTAG
- a CDS encoding universal stress protein — protein MRSILVPVEDCASLQAQLETALVIAARFGGHIDGAAPRAVFNTYALGEGVSAAATTLLDSVEQEETARSERARAEFREFMRAHKVAWGDPMKPSDQPTAELLNEMEPGDEVIGQLARLYDVAVLARPIPKSAVPRPALLETVLFESGRPIIVAPPEGPEKIGEVVVIAWNGSTESARTLTFARPFLDRAQRVVVLTVEGGSVPGPSAADVEAALRRSGIAAEATTIQPEGRTTGEAILAEATRQKADLLVKGAYTHSRLRQMIFGGATSHILAEADIPVLMAH, from the coding sequence GTGAGATCGATACTGGTTCCGGTCGAGGATTGCGCGAGCCTGCAGGCCCAGCTCGAGACGGCCCTGGTGATCGCGGCCCGCTTCGGCGGCCACATCGACGGTGCCGCGCCGCGCGCCGTGTTCAACACCTATGCCCTCGGCGAGGGGGTCAGCGCCGCGGCGACCACCCTGCTGGACAGCGTCGAACAGGAAGAGACCGCGCGCAGCGAGCGGGCCCGCGCCGAGTTCCGCGAGTTCATGCGCGCGCACAAGGTCGCCTGGGGCGACCCAATGAAGCCGTCCGACCAGCCGACCGCCGAGTTGCTGAACGAGATGGAACCGGGTGACGAGGTGATCGGGCAGCTGGCCCGGCTCTACGACGTCGCCGTACTGGCACGCCCGATCCCCAAGTCGGCTGTGCCCCGCCCGGCGTTGCTGGAGACTGTCCTGTTCGAGAGCGGCCGGCCGATCATCGTCGCGCCGCCCGAGGGTCCGGAGAAGATCGGCGAGGTCGTGGTGATCGCCTGGAACGGCAGCACCGAGAGCGCGCGCACCCTGACCTTCGCGCGGCCCTTCCTGGATCGGGCGCAGCGGGTCGTCGTGCTGACCGTCGAGGGCGGCAGCGTGCCGGGGCCGAGCGCCGCCGACGTCGAGGCGGCGCTGAGGCGTTCCGGCATCGCGGCCGAGGCAACCACCATACAGCCGGAGGGCCGCACGACGGGCGAGGCGATTCTCGCGGAGGCGACCCGGCAAAAGGCCGACCTGCTGGTCAAGGGGGCCTACACCCACAGCCGGCTGCGCCAGATGATCTTCGGCGGGGCGACCAGTCACATTCTGGCGGAGGCCGATATCCCGGTCTTGATGGCCCACTGA
- a CDS encoding thioesterase family protein → MTIAAPLELHRGTVLPEWIDYNGHMNVAYYILAFDHATDAFFDFLGLDRDYREGSGHSTFAVEGHVTYQREVMEGDSLRFTTQLLGYDEKRLHFLHHMFHADEGFLAATVEWLSLHVDLDRRRVAPMPPEIGERVAAVWESHRSLSVPEVVGKVINPPRPR, encoded by the coding sequence ATGACGATCGCCGCGCCGCTCGAACTTCACCGTGGCACGGTGTTGCCCGAGTGGATCGACTACAACGGCCACATGAACGTGGCCTACTACATCCTGGCCTTCGACCACGCGACCGACGCCTTCTTCGATTTCCTCGGCCTCGACCGTGACTATCGGGAGGGGAGCGGACACTCCACCTTCGCGGTCGAGGGCCATGTTACCTACCAGCGCGAAGTGATGGAGGGCGATTCGCTGCGCTTCACCACCCAGCTCCTGGGCTACGACGAGAAGCGCCTGCACTTCCTGCACCACATGTTCCACGCCGACGAGGGCTTTCTGGCCGCCACGGTGGAATGGCTCAGCCTGCACGTCGATCTCGATCGGCGCCGGGTCGCGCCCATGCCGCCGGAGATCGGTGAGCGGGTGGCGGCGGTCTGGGAGAGCCATCGAAGCCTGTCGGTGCCCGAGGTCGTCGGCAAGGTGATCAATCCACCGCGGCCTCGCTGA
- a CDS encoding amidase, giving the protein MTSDAQLPFEPAIGLLKRLQTREVGARELLELYWSRVESFNPAINAIIADDMAAARVAADAADARRARGDALGPLDGLPMTVKESFDLAGLPTTWGEPAFKENIATRDSDVVKRLKAAGAVIFGKTNVPLMLSDWETFNEIHGTTNNPWDLARGPGGSSGGAAAALAAGLTGLEVGSDIGASIRNPAHYCGLFGHKATYGIISSRGQALPGIVSETDIAVCGPLARSAADLALALDVLAGAEGPRARAWRLELPPPGKTRLAEFKVAVMLSDPVAEVDQPVQDLIAKLADFLAAAGARVDHRARPDFDSDRAHRVYVELLRAATSRRQSDVEFEGNRARVEALAPDDQSYAARMLRGYTISHRDWLKVNEERHHLMLAWEAFFEDYDLLLCPAAASAAFPHDQTGERHERMISINGKAVPVTDQLFWAGYSCGYYLPASVAPIGFTDESLPVGVQIVGPRYADRSCIAFAELLEREYQAFVPPPAFAERQSGS; this is encoded by the coding sequence ATGACCAGCGACGCCCAGCTGCCCTTCGAGCCAGCGATCGGACTGCTGAAGCGCTTGCAGACGCGGGAGGTCGGCGCCCGCGAGCTCCTGGAGCTCTACTGGTCCCGCGTCGAATCCTTCAATCCGGCGATCAACGCGATCATCGCCGACGACATGGCGGCGGCGCGCGTCGCGGCCGACGCGGCCGACGCCAGGCGGGCGCGCGGCGACGCCCTCGGACCGCTCGACGGCCTGCCGATGACGGTCAAGGAGTCCTTCGACCTTGCGGGCCTTCCGACCACCTGGGGCGAACCGGCCTTCAAAGAGAACATCGCGACACGGGACTCCGACGTGGTCAAGCGGCTCAAGGCGGCAGGCGCCGTGATCTTCGGCAAGACCAACGTGCCCTTGATGCTCTCGGACTGGGAGACCTTCAACGAGATCCACGGCACCACCAACAACCCCTGGGACCTGGCGCGCGGTCCCGGGGGATCCTCCGGCGGCGCCGCGGCGGCGCTGGCGGCGGGCTTGACCGGCCTGGAGGTCGGCAGCGACATCGGCGCCTCGATCCGCAATCCGGCGCACTACTGCGGCCTGTTCGGCCACAAGGCCACCTACGGCATCATCTCGTCGCGCGGCCAAGCGCTGCCGGGGATCGTCTCGGAAACCGACATCGCGGTCTGCGGACCTTTGGCCCGCAGCGCCGCCGACCTCGCCTTGGCGCTCGACGTGCTCGCCGGGGCCGAAGGCCCCCGGGCCCGGGCCTGGCGCCTCGAGCTGCCGCCCCCGGGCAAGACCCGACTCGCCGAATTCAAGGTCGCCGTCATGCTGAGTGATCCCGTGGCCGAGGTCGATCAGCCGGTCCAGGACCTGATCGCCAAGCTAGCCGACTTCCTCGCCGCCGCCGGCGCCCGGGTCGACCACCGGGCGCGGCCCGACTTCGACAGCGACCGGGCGCACCGGGTCTACGTCGAACTGCTGCGGGCGGCCACCAGCCGCCGGCAGAGCGACGTCGAGTTCGAGGGCAACCGGGCAAGGGTCGAGGCGCTCGCGCCGGACGACCAGAGCTATGCCGCGCGCATGCTGCGCGGCTACACGATCAGCCACCGGGATTGGCTGAAAGTGAACGAGGAACGACACCACCTCATGCTGGCCTGGGAGGCCTTCTTCGAGGACTACGACCTGCTGCTCTGCCCGGCCGCAGCCTCGGCCGCCTTCCCCCACGACCAGACCGGCGAGCGCCACGAGCGGATGATCAGCATCAACGGCAAGGCGGTGCCGGTTACCGATCAGCTGTTCTGGGCCGGCTATTCCTGCGGCTACTACCTGCCGGCCAGCGTCGCCCCGATCGGCTTTACCGACGAGAGCTTGCCGGTCGGCGTGCAGATCGTCGGTCCGCGCTACGCCGACCGCAGCTGCATCGCCTTCGCGGAGCTGCTGGAGCGCGAGTACCAGGCCTTCGTCCCGCCGCCCGCCTTTGCGGAGCGCCAGAGCGGATCATGA
- a CDS encoding c-type cytochrome, translating into MKLERGGLGVLIWTTCLVALFLFPPNGQAETVKVGDIEIDPQDFSSQQDPQARVAKCLACHGEHAGGDIDFGPDVHFGTPALRGMEQEYLKQSLIDYKTGSRPHEEMQVIAAMLDEETIDFMARTFAAYPAPPLKTPDALAKLAKEDLRFRRGQSIAQEGVLEKEVPACMGCHGASGEGDADLGPRLAGQNSIYVQQQFKAYADQSRQSAQAEIMQPVAAGLSAEEIDAVAYYYQHLVEAGEP; encoded by the coding sequence ATGAAGCTCGAACGAGGGGGTCTCGGGGTTCTCATTTGGACGACGTGTCTCGTCGCCTTGTTCCTCTTCCCGCCGAACGGGCAGGCCGAGACCGTCAAGGTGGGAGACATAGAGATCGACCCTCAGGATTTCTCGTCTCAGCAAGACCCGCAGGCGAGAGTGGCCAAGTGTCTGGCGTGCCACGGCGAGCATGCGGGCGGCGACATCGATTTCGGCCCCGACGTCCACTTCGGCACGCCGGCCTTGCGGGGCATGGAGCAGGAATATCTCAAGCAGTCGCTGATCGACTACAAGACCGGGAGCCGGCCGCACGAAGAAATGCAGGTGATCGCAGCCATGCTGGATGAGGAAACCATCGACTTCATGGCGCGCACCTTCGCCGCCTATCCGGCCCCGCCTTTGAAGACCCCCGACGCGCTCGCAAAGCTGGCGAAAGAGGACCTCCGGTTTCGGAGGGGGCAGTCCATCGCGCAGGAGGGCGTGCTCGAAAAAGAGGTTCCCGCCTGCATGGGCTGCCACGGCGCTTCGGGCGAAGGCGATGCCGACCTGGGGCCCCGCCTGGCAGGCCAGAACAGCATCTATGTTCAACAGCAGTTCAAGGCCTATGCCGATCAATCACGGCAATCGGCGCAGGCCGAGATCATGCAGCCGGTCGCCGCCGGCTTGTCTGCCGAGGAAATCGACGCCGTCGCCTACTATTACCAGCACCTTGTTGAAGCGGGAGAACCCTAG
- a CDS encoding SLC13 family permease, which produces MASETVFVFCVLVVAVLLFASGRMRSDVVALLVVLSLVLGEVLTLREGLAGFGDPVIIMMAGLFVVGEALVTTGVAPVVGAWLMRMGRGSETRLLVFLMLVVAAAAAFIGSTGAAALFLPIVLSIANKTDFAPRRLLMPLAFAGLIGGMLTLIGAPANLVINAELRNQGLDTFNFFDFTPVGAAVLVTAIGFMLLVGRRFLTAREGDGAVREKPLTLDQLVERYGLENQFHRLRVPANSELVGKSIAFLQLRSRFGIASIGVERRRGRRTLVRPALAGTVFSAGDVFYAIGSEEAAARFIEVMDLEALDLEAAPRKTMYEELGMAEVLLLPDSDLVQKTLGEIDFRTRYHVSVLAIRRRSEAIKAGLSDTSLKAGDRLLVSGAWKDIALLREHKNDMIVLTLPLEMADFSPEREKFSWAIGIVAAMVAAMVLDLAPNAVCVLIAALALIAAGCLTMEAAYGVVRWSSLVLVAGMLPLATALQKTGGTEVIVAALTVGFGDLNVTALLAALFVLSVLLTTFISSTATALLLAPIAIGLAKDLGVSPYAFAMTIAIAASAGFMTPVSSSANTLVTASGGYSFSDFAKVGVLMAVLVMAVVLVIVPLLFPY; this is translated from the coding sequence GTGGCAAGCGAAACGGTCTTCGTGTTCTGCGTCCTCGTGGTCGCCGTGCTCCTCTTCGCCAGCGGCCGAATGCGCAGCGACGTCGTTGCGCTCCTCGTGGTGTTGTCCTTGGTCCTGGGCGAGGTGCTGACGCTGCGGGAGGGCCTTGCCGGCTTTGGCGACCCGGTGATCATCATGATGGCCGGGCTCTTCGTCGTCGGCGAAGCTCTGGTCACCACGGGAGTGGCGCCCGTCGTCGGCGCCTGGCTGATGCGTATGGGGCGCGGCAGCGAGACGCGCTTGCTCGTGTTCTTGATGCTCGTGGTCGCCGCGGCGGCCGCTTTCATCGGCTCGACGGGCGCCGCTGCCCTGTTCCTGCCGATCGTTCTCAGCATCGCCAACAAGACCGACTTCGCGCCGAGGCGCCTGCTCATGCCCTTGGCCTTTGCGGGCCTGATCGGTGGCATGCTCACGCTCATCGGCGCTCCGGCGAACCTGGTGATCAACGCCGAGCTGCGAAACCAAGGGTTGGATACCTTCAACTTCTTCGACTTCACGCCGGTCGGCGCCGCTGTCCTCGTCACAGCCATCGGGTTCATGCTGCTGGTCGGCCGCCGATTCTTGACGGCACGCGAGGGGGACGGGGCCGTGCGCGAAAAGCCGCTGACCCTGGACCAGCTCGTCGAGCGCTATGGCCTCGAGAACCAGTTCCACCGCCTGCGCGTTCCCGCCAACTCGGAGCTGGTCGGCAAGTCGATCGCCTTTCTTCAGCTGCGCAGCAGATTCGGCATCGCCTCGATCGGTGTTGAGCGTCGGCGCGGCCGGCGCACCCTCGTGCGGCCGGCCCTCGCTGGAACCGTCTTTTCGGCGGGGGACGTCTTCTACGCGATCGGGAGCGAAGAGGCGGCAGCCCGCTTCATTGAAGTCATGGACCTGGAGGCGCTCGATCTGGAGGCGGCGCCACGAAAGACGATGTACGAAGAGCTCGGCATGGCGGAGGTCCTGCTGCTACCGGACTCCGACCTCGTGCAGAAAACCCTCGGCGAGATCGACTTCCGCACGCGCTATCACGTCAGCGTGCTCGCTATTCGACGGCGCAGCGAGGCGATCAAGGCCGGCCTGTCCGATACTTCGCTGAAGGCAGGCGACCGACTGCTGGTCAGCGGCGCCTGGAAGGATATCGCGCTGTTGCGAGAGCATAAGAACGACATGATCGTTCTGACGCTTCCGCTCGAGATGGCCGATTTCTCTCCGGAGCGGGAGAAGTTCTCTTGGGCGATCGGAATTGTCGCCGCCATGGTCGCCGCCATGGTGCTGGACCTGGCCCCCAACGCCGTCTGCGTGCTCATTGCGGCGCTGGCCCTCATCGCCGCAGGCTGCCTGACCATGGAAGCGGCCTATGGCGTCGTTCGCTGGTCCAGCCTGGTCCTTGTCGCCGGCATGCTGCCGCTGGCGACCGCGCTGCAGAAAACCGGCGGCACCGAGGTCATTGTCGCGGCACTGACAGTCGGTTTTGGGGACCTCAACGTAACCGCCCTGTTGGCGGCCTTGTTCGTCCTTAGCGTGCTTCTCACCACCTTCATCTCCAGCACGGCGACGGCCTTGCTCCTGGCTCCCATCGCGATCGGGCTGGCGAAGGACCTGGGTGTCTCGCCTTACGCCTTCGCCATGACGATCGCCATCGCGGCGTCGGCCGGATTCATGACGCCGGTTTCGAGCTCGGCCAACACCCTGGTCACGGCTTCCGGCGGCTACAGCTTTTCCGACTTCGCGAAGGTGGGCGTGCTCATGGCCGTCTTGGTGATGGCCGTCGTTCTCGTGATCGTGCCGCTGTTGTTCCCCTATTGA